TGAATGGAAGAAGTGATGTTATTGTCAGGAATTACGCCGTCAAACGACTTTTCGATAAACTTCAATGTCCGGTTGACGAAGTTTCCGTATGCTCCCAACAGTTCGCTGTTATGGCTGTAGATGAATTCTTTCCAGGAAAAATCCGCATCCCTGTTCTCTGGAGCGTTAATTGTCAGGAAGTACCGGATGGAGTCGGGATCATATCTTTCTAAAATATCCGGAACCCAGACTGCCCAGTTCTTGCTTGTCGATAACTTCTTCTTTTCCAGCGTCAAATACTCATTTGAAACGATATGCGTCGGCAATGGTTCTTTCTCAAGACCTGCAAGGATTGCGGGCCAAATAATCGAATGGAAAGGGATGTTGTCTTTCCCGTGAACGTAATAGGAGCGAGTGGAGGCATTCCAAAATGCGAAATCATCCTGTCCCGTCTGTTCAGCCCTAAGCCTGCTTGCTGTGTAATACCCTGAGACTGCTTCAATCCATACATAGATTTTCTTTTCCTCATATCCTTCAACGGGGACACTGACCCCAATCGGGAGATCCCTTGAAACAGCTCGGTCCTGCAGCCCTTCCTTGAGGTAGCGCTTCGTAAGCGAAATGGCGTTGTCCCGCCATCGATTGTTGTCGTCTGCTTCCTGCGTGTAGGTTTCCAGGACATTTTGAAAAGAGCTTAGGGAGAAGTAAAAATGCTCCGTGGACCGTGTTGTAGGTTCGTGGCCGCAAATCTTGCATTTTCTCTCTAACAGTTCCAGCGGTTCGAGGATGGTTGAGCAGTTGTCGCATTGATCCCCTCGGGAAGGTTTCTTGCAAACGGGGCAGATTCCTTCCACATAGCGGTCAGGCAAAAACTGCTCGCAATGGTCGCAGTAGGTTTGCTCGCTTTCTTTTTTATAGATCAATCCTTTCTCCAGTAATTCTAAGAAAATCTCTTGCACATGGCGGTGGTGGTGCTCCGTATCCGTCCTCGTATAGACATCATAGGAAAACCCCAGACTTGAGAAGCAATCTTCAAATTCACTATGGTAGCGGTCCGCAATCACATTTGGTGCGACGCCTTCCTGTCTTGCTCGGACAGTAATCGGTGTCCCATTGCAGTCACTCCCTGATACATAAAGAACATCTTCTCCCTTTTGCCGATAGTATCTAGCCAGGATATCCCCGGACAATAAACTTGAAATGTGGCCTAAATGCAGTGAGCCGTTGGCATACGCCCATGCTCCCCCAATAAAAATACTCATCAATAAAACCCCCAGAATTTATTTTTGAAAATACAAAAAAACCCGCCTTAACTGTAATAGCTAAGGGCGGGGTTTGAATATCCACGCGGTACCACCTTAATTCGCAAATGGTTCACACCATCTGCCTCGACAAGTACGGAGTTTTTGATGCAACTCTTATACTGTGGCATTAATAACGAGTGCCAAATCCCGTCGTATCCTACTTATACAAAAGTACGTTCAGTACGAAGCTCAGAGACCATTGTTCAAATGACTGTTTTTGCTTCTTTTCAGCTGCCGAAGCTCTCTGGTGAAAAACAAGATCATTTTACTTTTTCTCTTCAATGCTTTTATTTGGTAATTATCAATATATTAATGAATTGGGTTTTGGATGTCAATATACTTTTACGAAGACATTAAAAAGGACCGTCCCAACAAGTGGGGCGGTCCTTACAGCAATTAATTATTTTTTGGTGTCCATTTCGTTGCGTGTAATAATTTGATCGATCAAACCATATTCTTTCGCTCTTTCAGCAGTCATGAAGTTATCGCGGTCTGTATCTTTTGAGATGACATCAAGCGGCTGGCCAGTGCGGTCTGAAAGGATTTGGTTCAATTTTTCGCGAAGGAAAAGGATGCGCTTCGCAGCGATTTCGATTTCAGTCGCTTGCCCTTGTGCACCGCCAAGTGGCTGATGGATCATGACTTCAGCATTTGGCAATGCATAGCGCTTGCCTTTTTCACCAGCGGCTAAAAGGAATGCTCCCATAGAAGCGGCCATACCGATACAGATCGTGGATACTTTTGGTTTGATGAATTGCATTGTATCGTAGATCGCCATACCAGCAGTGATGCTTCCGCCAGGGCTGTTGATGTAGATGGAAATGTCTTTCTCAGGGTTTTCAGCTTCCAAGAATAGCAGCTGTGCTACAATGGAGTTAGCTACGTTATCATCGATCGCGCTTCCAAGCATGATGATGCGGTCTTTCAAAAGACGGGAATAAATGTCATACGCGCGTTCACCGCGGTTTGTCTGCTCAATAACCGTAGGAATTAAATTCATGTAAGTTCCTCCTTTAGTATACAATCCACTGAAGGAAAATATTTTTCCTCAGCTGTAAAACTTATGTACTGTAATCATACACTGATGGTCAATTAAGGTCAAACGAAACACTCCTGTTTTTTTCGACAATTTGGAAGTGGTTTCATCCCTTATTTCCATACGTGATGCTTTTCTCCTATGCGTGGATCAAAATTGAAAACTCCTTATCCATCATACCCTGGCCATGATTTTTTTAAACAGGAAAACAGGTTGCAATGGGGCATTTTCTGAATTATAATATTAAAGCATGACGTTTTAGACATGCCCTCGTGGTGCAACGGATAGCACGTAAGATTCCGGTTCTTGAGATGTGGGTTCGATTCCTGCCGAGGGCGTACCAAAGACCTTATGTTTGTTGAGTTAATCAGCAGACATGGGGTCTTTTTTTGTTTCAATTGAAAATTGAGTATCAACCAAAAGGTATCAAGGAAAAACTGATTATGCACCTGCTCTTCCTGATAAAGTAGTATACTATGAATATTGGCATGGGTAATATTTACAAATCGCTGAAATAAAATTAACTAGCGATAAATATAGGAGGGGGAATATGAAGTTAGCAGGTTTCATTATTATATCAATTGGTTTAGCTGGCTTATCGATCTTAATTGCTATGTGCAGCTTGATTTCATATGTGGATAAACTAGAAGGTGAATATTATACACATTGGTATAAATATCTTAACTTTAGTATGGTTTTTCCTTTAATCATAATTTTTATAATGGGTGTTGTTTATCTTTTTAAACAAAATAAGATTTCTTAATAGTATTAAGAAAGCACTTTACAAATATTGTACTATTTTTATCTCAACTTCTTTAGAAATAGGTGATCGATCGTGAACCATCTACCAGCAACTCATAAATGTAATATTGATAGAATAGCGGGGAAATATGACGATTTTAATTTGTGTGTTGATTATGATGGGAATTTGATCCTGCTAACAAAGACTAATGAGTCCGGAATATACAATTACTCCATTTTTCATGTAACAGAAGGGGGAGTAGAGGAAATAATCTTTCCTCCTGCAAAAAAGTCTTTCAGCTATGCGCAGCCTTTAGGGGATTATTGGTTGCTTGTAAGTCCCCGAGTAAATAGTGATAGAATGCATAATGGATTTATTTACGATAAGAATTCAAATTTAATCAATTCCTTTAATATGGGTGATGGGATTAGCGATGTCCAAACTAGCAAGAATGGCGATATTTGGACCAGCTATTTTGATGAAGGAGTCTTTGGTAAATCTATCGGAAAAAGTGGATTGCTTTGCTTTGACAGCGAAGGAACCCCATTATTTGATTTTGCGAAATTTACCCAAAACCCTACTAATAATACAATTCCTTTCATCGATGATTGTTATGCTATGAATGTCTGCTCAAATAATACTATTTATTTATATTATTATTTGGATTTTCCTCTTCTGGCGCTACATAACAAGACCGATTTTGAATTGTTCAACCAGAAACAAATGAATGAGCCTCCAATCGTAGGAAGTCACGCTTTCTCAATATGGAAAGAACATATCCTATTTGCACATGGCTATATGGATAAAGGACAAATTCACCATTATTCATTACAAACTGGGGCAGTTCACAGCTATCTTCCTGTGAATGAAATCAATGAGGTTATTCACTATGAATTTGCAGTAGGACGGAAGCACAGGCTGTTTTTAGTGTCTAAAAAGGATGTTTATCTGGTTGATATTCGAGATGTAGTAAAGGAAGGACTTTAGCTCCTAAGGTATTTAGTTTAGTCAGTTTCACTATTGTTATATAGATTTGTAAAGCAACCCCATACCCTCCATCATCTTGTTATCTGCATCATGGTTCTCAAACCGATTAGGCAAGTTAACAGCCCCCAGAGCAAATATATAAGGATCCTCATTGAAGTCGCCTAGTATTCCAATATCAATTGAAGCAGTTCCTAAGCCGCCTGTCATATGGTTTAGGTGGTGTGTTGGGATATCAGCAATGTCTCCCTTTTGCCTCACCAGCCCATTTATGATCGGAGTCCATATGAGAGGCTGTTTCTTGTATCCTTCATAGATGTCTATCATTACGGCGAGCATTTGATCGAGCTGGCCCTTATTTAGAACATCTCTTGGATTTTCAGTCACATGTATGGAAGGATAATAGGTTTGAATGGTTTCATTTACTTTTTCCCATCCGCCGCAAAAATTCACTACACATTTAGCCACATAGCTATCGTGGCAAGCGATCATCACTTCCACTGCCTCCCGTAAAGGAAGAGAGGTTCTTTTTTGAAAATGAGGATAAAGCTCCTTGCTGTCTTCATTTGGGTTAAATGATACTTCTTCCACTATGTCATCCCACTTGACCAATCCTTCTTCGACCCATTTTGCCACACAAAAGCCTATTGCTGTTTTTGCTGCTGATGCCAGCGGGACTAAGAGGCTGCTATTAAAAGAAGCTGCATAGTTCTGTTCTTTAGTAGAAAATACTACTATACCGATTTCTCCAATTTCTATTTCTCTTAATTTATCAATTACTTTATTCAATGCTATTCACCTACATATCTTCATTATCTACGCAATTTTGGTATTCTTTTAAATTTTACCACATTGATCTTTCCACATATTTTCCATTCATACATCCCAAGAACTATTGTAAAATGGAAGATGGGGTGAAGTAGATGAATTTGAAAGCAGGTTTGTGGCAGCAGCAGTCGCTGAAGCTGAATATGACGCAGGAATTGTCTCAGGCGATTGCGCTTCTGCAGTATTCCACACAGGAGCTTTTTTCGTTCCTTGAACAAAAGGTGATGGAGAATCCGTTGATCGGACTGGAATCCCCGAACGTTCAGCTGATGGACCCCCGCTCCGACCGCATCAGAACGAATCGAATCGCACAACCAAATAAAACGAAGCAGGAATGGCTCGAACGCGTGGCACAGAAGCCGGATACCCTGCAAGAACATCTTTTTTCACAGTTAATTATGAAAACGCTGACATTTGAAGAAAAACAGATTTTTGATCTTCTATTATATAATTTGGATGCCAATGGGTATCTGACTGCTTCTACAGATGAAATAGCCCGTGAAGCAGCTGCACCAGTGGAGGAAGTAGAAAAGCTTCTCACACAAATACAGAGCCTTGATCCTGCAGGTGTAGGGGCGAGGAATCTTCAGGAATGCCTGCTGCTGCAGGTGATGAGAAGAGAAGATGCCCCTCAATGGACAGAGAAAATCTTGCTGCATCACTTTCAGGAATTCGCTGATCGGAAGTGGAAGGACATCGCCTCGAAGCTTTCTTGCAGTTTAAAAGAAATCCAGGCAGTCTCCGATTTCATTCAAACATTGACGCCGAGGCCGGCAGCAGAATATGGGACTCAATCGTCCATCTATATCATTCCGGAATTGATCGTAGAAGTGAAGGAAGGGCAGATCCAATTGAGGCATCACGATTCATCGATTCCTCAGTTAATTTTCCAGAAAGAGTACTATGATGAAATGGAAAAGTATAAGGACAAAGGTGTAAAATCTTTTTTGAAGGATAAATTTCAGGAATACCAGTTTCTGATGAGGAGCCTATATCAAAGGCAGGAAACGATTTTGAAGGTAGGCACAGCCCTGATCGAACTTCAAACCGAATTTTTCTTGAAAGGTCCGAGGCATTTAAAGCCGCTCACCATGAAGCAGGTGGCGGAAGAGATTGAAGTCCATGAGTCCACTGTCAGCAGGGCAGTACGGGAGAAATATATCCAGACGCCTTATGGGACGTTTGAATTGAAATCGTTCTTTTCCAGTGGAATCGCCACAAATGAGGATGGGGATGCATCGTCGAGCACCGTCAAAAACCTCATTCAGGAATGGATTGATGGAGAGGAAAAAAAATCGCCCATTTCCGACCAGGCGATTGCCGACCGCTTAAAAGAAGAAGGGCTGAAGGTGTCTCGGAGGACTGTGGCGAAATATAGAGATCAGCTTCAAATCCCGGCTTCTTCCAAGCGGAAACGATTTGATGAGTAGAAGGAATGAAAAGCCGTGAAGAAATTAATTTTTTATACAAGAAATCAATGTTCCTTATGCAGGGATGCGAAAGAAATGCTCCTCTTGGTGGCAGATCTTCATGAGGATGTGGAGATTGTAGAGGTCGACATTGATGAAAGTGATGAACTGACAGAGCGGTTCGGATTGATGATTCCTGTTGTGGAATTGGATGGGGAAGTCGTTCAATATGGGCAAATTGACCCTTTTGAGATAAGCAACCGCTTACATGAAAAATCTTGAGGTTTCCTAGTTGAATTGCGTTTTCGTCCCTGTTAGAATGTAAATTGTAGCAGGGATATATTTTTTTGAATCAAGTGGGACATAATATGTCTGACCGGGACATATACAGTCCAACCACTGATCAAGAAATATCGAAAATGAAGGAGTTAGTGAATGCATTCGTTAATCGATATACAAAAAAGATTATTGCCTGACCTGCTATCCATTATGCAAAAACGCTATCACATCTTGAGAACGATCCATTTTATGGAGCCGGTAGGCAGACGGAGCCTTGCTCAGACGCTCGGTTTGACAGAAAGAGTGCTGAGGGCAGAAGTCGAATTTTTGAAAGATCAAAATTTGATTGATGTAAAGGCGTCCGGAATGACCGCGACTTTCGATGGAAAAATGATTCTGGAAGAAATGGAAGGCATGATGAGGGAGATATCGGGTATAGACGAAATGGAGGCAATGTTGAAGAAGCGAATGAATCTTCAAGATGTCGTCATCGTTCCCGGAGACAGCGACAGCACCCCATGGGTAAAAGAAGAATTAGGAAGAGCTTGTTCTGAGAGTATGAAAGAGCGCCTGATTGGAAAAAATATCATCGCTGTAACAGGCGGGACCACCATGGCAGCCGTTGCTGAAACGCTCACACCCGATTTTGCCAGTTCAGAATTGTTGTTTGTTCCGGCCAGGGGCGGGATTGGCGAAGATGTAAATAATCAAGCCAATACCATTTGCGCCAAAATGGCTGAAAACACAAGAGCCAGACACAGGGTATTATATGTACCGGATCAAGTAAGCAAGGAAGTATACAAATCCTTTTTGACAGAGCCGGCCATTAAAGATGTCCTAAATTTAATTTCATCAGCCAACATGGTTTTACATGGAATTGGCGATGCTATTACTATGGCTGAAAGAAGGAAGACGCCGCCAGAAACAATGGATGAGATCATTGAATCCAATGCAGTCGGCGAAGCGTTCGGGTATTACTTCAATCAAGAGGGAGAAGTGGTCCACAAAGTGATGACCATCGGACTCCAGCTGAAAGATCTTGAAAAAATCGAGCATGTCATTGCAGTGGCAGGAGGCAAATCAAAAGCTAAGGCCATTCAGGCATACTTAAAAGGAGCACCGCATGCATCTGTCCTCATTACAGATGAAGGCGCTGCGAAAGAGCTTTTAAAAGGGTGAATCCCTTTTGAAATAGATTAAATAGATTTCACACATACTTAACATATTTTAAGGAGGAAATTTTCATGGCAACTAAAATTGGTATCAATGGATTTGGACGTATCGGACGCAACGTATTCCGCGCTAGCTTAAACAACCCGGATGTAGAGGTAGTGGCAGTCAACGACTTGACTGATGCAAATATGCTTGCTCACTTGCTTCAATATGATACAGTTCATGGAAAGCTTTCTGAAAAAGTAACAGCTGAAGGCGACTACCTAATCGTAGGCGACAAAAAAATCAAAGTTCTTGCTGAACGCGATCCAGCACAACTTGGCTGGGGAGATCTTGGAGTAGAAGTAGTAGTAGAATCTACTGGACGCTTCACAAACCGTGCAGATGCAGCGAAGCACCTTGATGCAGGCGCTAAAAAAGTTATCATCTCTGCACCAGCTTCAAACGAAGATATCACTGTTGTTATGGGTGTTAATGAAGACAAATACGATGCAGGAAGCCACCATGTAATCTCTAACGCTTCTTGTACGACTAACTGCCTTGCACCATTTGCAAAAGTATTGAACGAAAAATTCGGCATCAAACGCGGTATGATGACAACTGTTCACTCATACACTAACGATCAGCAAATCCTTGACTTGCCGCACAAAGACTACCGTCGTTCCCGTGCAGCAGCAGAAAACATCATCCCGACTACTACTGGTGCAGCGAAAGCAGTATCTCTAGTATTGCCTGAACTTAAAGGCAAATTGAACGGTATGGCTATGCGTGTACCAACTCCAAACGTTTCTGTAGTAGACTTGGTTGCTGAGTTGGATAAAAACGTAACTGCTGACGAAATCAATGCAGCTTTCAAAGAAGCAGCTGAAGGCGATCTTAAAGGAATCCTTGCATACAGCGATGAGCCGCTTGTATCCATCGACTATAACGGAAACACTGCATCTTCTACTATCGATGCTTTGTCCACTATGGTTCTTGAAGACAACATGGTAAAAGTTCTTTCTTGGTATGACAACGAAACTGGATACTCTAACCGTGTAGTAGACCTAGTTTCTTACATTGCAAAACAAGGACTTTAATCAATAAAGTATCAGCTTAACCCGAAAGTGTTATGCTAATTGATGAAATGTGACATCATTTATCCGCTTATAAATGGATAAATGTTTGCCCACCATCTATAATAAAAGGGATGAAAGGGGAGCGGGGAGGATTCCCCACTCTCCTTTTTCCCATTTTAACTACCTACTCAAGGAGGTCCTTAAGCAATGAATAAAAAATCAGTGAAAGATATTGATGTAAAAGGAAAACGCGTATTTTGCCGCGTCGATTTCAACGTTCCGATGAAAGATGGAAATGTGACCGATGATACAAGGGTCCGCGCTGCTCTTCCAACGATTCAATACCTTGCAGATCAAGGTGCAAAGGTTATTCTTGCGAGCCATTTAGGACGTCCGAAGGGACAAGTAAATGAAGAGCTCCGTTTGACTCCTGTAGCGAAGCGCCTTAGCGAGCTTATGGGCAAAGACGTGAAAAAAGCGGATGAAGCTTATGGAGATGCTGTTCAATCTCAAATCGCCGAGATGAATGAAGGCGACGTTCTGTTGTTGGAAAACGTACGTTTCTACCCTGGCGAAGAAAAGAATGATCCTGAATTGGCAAAAGAATTTGCTGCATTGGCAGATGTCTATGTCAACGATGCATTCGGTGCAGCTCACCGTGCACATGCTTCTACAGAAGGGATTGCCCAGCACCTTCCTTCAGCAGCCGGCCTATTGATGGAAAAAGAACTTCAAGTGCTTGGAAAAGCTCTTTCGAACCCTGATCGTCCTTTCACAGCCATCATTGGCGGAGCAAAAGTAAAAGATAAAATCGGCGTCATCGATAACCTATTGGAAAAAGTAGATAACTTGATCATCGGCGGCGGCTTGGCTTATACATTCGTAAAAGCACAAGGCCACGAAGTCGGGAAATCTCTATTAGAAGAAGATAAAATAGATCTTGCTAAATCCTTCATGGAAAAGGCAAAAGAAAAAGGCGTTAAATTCTACATGCCTGTTGATGTTGTCGTAGCAGACGACTTCTCAGAGGATGCAAACAAAAAGACAGTTGCCATCAATGAAATCCCTTCTGACTGGGAAGCATTGGATATCGGACCGAAAACAAGAGAAGTTTATACAGATGTCATCAAAAACTCCAAGCTTGTCATTTGGAACGGACCGATGGGCGTATTCGAATTGGATGCATTCGCAAACGGAACGAAAGCAGTCGCTCAAGCATTGGCAGATGCAAAAGATACATATTCTGTCATCGGCGGCGGAGATTCCGCAGCTGCAGTTGAAAAATTCAACCTAGCTGACCAAATGAGCCACATTTCTACCGGCGGCGGTGCATCATTGGAATTTATGGAAGGCAAAACGCTTCCTGGCGTTGCAGCTTTAGACGATAAATAAGACCATAATAGAAAGGATGATTTCGCAATGCGCAAACCAATCATCGCAGGAAACTGGAAAATGCATAAAACATTATCCGAAGCAAAAGCTTTTGCTGAAGAAGTAAAAGGACTTGTTCCATCTGCTGACAGCATTGACACAGTCATTTGTGCTCCAGCTTTGTTCTTGGAAAAACTTGTTGAAGTGACAAAAGACTATCCTGTAGAAATCGGTGCACAAACGATGCACTTTGAAGAAAACGGGGCATTCACAGGCGAGATCAGCCCGAAAGCACTGCAGGATCTTGGCGTGAAATATGTCATCATCGGTCACTCTGAACGCCGTGAAATGTTCAATGAAACGGATGAAACAGTAAATAAAAAGACTTTGGCTGCGTTCCAATATGATTTGACTCCAATCGTATGCGTGGGTGAAACATTGGAACAGCGTGAAGAAAATAAAACAAAAGAATTGGTCGGAGCTCAAGTGAAAGCTGCATTGAACGGTCTTTCCGAAGAGCAAGTGAAGCAAACAGTCATTGCCTACGAACCAATTTGGGCAATCGGTACAGGCAAATCTTCTACATCTGAAGATGCCAACGAAGTCTGCTCACATATCCGCCAAGTCGTTGCAGAAAGCTTCTCAAGCGATGCTGCAGAAGCTGTACGCATCCAATACGGCGGAAGCGTGAAGCCTGGCAACATCAAAGAATACATGGCGCAAACTGATATCGATGGTGCTTTAGTGGGTGGAGCGAGCCTTGAGCCTCAATCCTTCCTTCAATTATTGGAGGCTGGTAAGAATGAGTAAATCTCCAGTTGCTTTAATCATTCTTGACGGATTTGCTTTCCGTGAAGAATCCAAAGGAAACGCAGTGGCACACGCCAACAAGCCGAACTTTGACCGCTATTGGAGCCAATATCCCCACAACATGCTTACAGCTTCAGGTGAAGCGGTAGGACTTCCTGAAGGGCAAATGGGGAACTCCGAAGTCGGACATTTGAATATCGGTGCAGGACGCATCGTCTATCAAAGTTTGACACGGGTAAACCTTGCAATCCGTGAAGGCGAGTTTGAAGAAAACCAAACATTCCTTGATGCCATCAAGCATGTGAAGGAAAAAGGAACAAGCCTTCATTTGATGGGCCTCCTATCTGATGGCGGTGTGCACAGCCACATCGACCACATGTTTGCCTTATTAAGGCTTGCAGCGAAAGAAGGCGTCGATAAAGTCTATGTACACGGCTTCCTTGACGGCCGCGATGTTGGTCCGAAGACAGCGAAGAAATACATCGAACAGACTCAGGCGAAATTCGAAGAGTATGGTGTCGGCGAGTTCGCTACATTGTCTGGCCGCTACTATTCCATGGACCGCGACAAGCGCTGGGAGCGTGTAGAGAAATCCTACCGTTCCATGGTCTACGGTGAAGGTCCAGCCTATAAAGATCCGATTGAGTTGGTAGATGACTCCTACGCAAACGAAATCCATGACGAATTCGTTCTTCCTTCTGTTTTGACAAAGGAAAACGGTGAGCCAGTCGCAACCATCCAGGATGACGATGCTGTGATTTTCTACAACTTCCGTCCTGACCGTGCGATCCAAATCTCCAATACATTTACAAACAAAGACTTCCGTTCATTTGACCGCGGTCCTAAGCATCCTAAGAACTTGTTCTTCGTCTGCTTGACCCACTTCAGTGAAACAGTCGACGGATTAGTTGCATTTAAACCGGCAAACTTGGATAATACCTTAGGAGAAGTTCTTTCTCAAAATGGATTGAAGCAGCTCCGAATCGCGGAAACGGAAAAATATCCTCACGTCACGTTCTTCATGAGCGGCGGACGCGAAGAGAAATTCCCAGGCGAAGAAAGAATCCTGATCGATTCACCAAAAGTTGCAACGTATGACTTGAAGCCTGAAATGAGTGCCTACGAAGTCAAAGATGCATTGGTGAAGGAAATCGAAAACGATAATTTCGACGCGATCATCCTTAACTTTGCCAATCCGGACATGGTCGGCCACTCAGGGAAACTTGAACCGACTGTGAAAGCCATCGAAACCGTAGATGAGTGCCTTGGCGAAATTGTTGATTTGATCATCAAAAAAGGCGGCTCAGCCATCATCACAGCCGACCACGGAAATGCTGATGAAGTGGTGACACTCGAAGGCGATCCAATGACTGCCCATACAACAAACCCTGTCCCTGTCATCGTGACAAAAGAGGGAGTAGAGGTTCGTGAAGGCGGTAAACTTGGAGATTTAGCTCCAACCATGCTTGAATTGCTGAATGTTCAGCAGCCAGAAGAAATGACAGGACAATCACTTTTGAAAAAATAACCCCCATTTAAAAGGAGAGATTTTACATGCCATACATTGAACAGATTTATGCTCGTGAAGTATTAGATTCCCGCGGTAACCCAACAGTTGAAGTAGAAATTTTGACAATGTCCGGTGCTTTCGGACGCGCAATGGTGCCATCCGGTGCTTCTACTGGTGAATACGAAGCAGTTGAGCTTCGCGACG
This window of the Falsibacillus pallidus genome carries:
- the gpmI gene encoding 2,3-bisphosphoglycerate-independent phosphoglycerate mutase; this encodes MSKSPVALIILDGFAFREESKGNAVAHANKPNFDRYWSQYPHNMLTASGEAVGLPEGQMGNSEVGHLNIGAGRIVYQSLTRVNLAIREGEFEENQTFLDAIKHVKEKGTSLHLMGLLSDGGVHSHIDHMFALLRLAAKEGVDKVYVHGFLDGRDVGPKTAKKYIEQTQAKFEEYGVGEFATLSGRYYSMDRDKRWERVEKSYRSMVYGEGPAYKDPIELVDDSYANEIHDEFVLPSVLTKENGEPVATIQDDDAVIFYNFRPDRAIQISNTFTNKDFRSFDRGPKHPKNLFFVCLTHFSETVDGLVAFKPANLDNTLGEVLSQNGLKQLRIAETEKYPHVTFFMSGGREEKFPGEERILIDSPKVATYDLKPEMSAYEVKDALVKEIENDNFDAIILNFANPDMVGHSGKLEPTVKAIETVDECLGEIVDLIIKKGGSAIITADHGNADEVVTLEGDPMTAHTTNPVPVIVTKEGVEVREGGKLGDLAPTMLELLNVQQPEEMTGQSLLKK